The following coding sequences lie in one Cronobacter universalis NCTC 9529 genomic window:
- a CDS encoding membrane lipoprotein lipid attachment site-containing protein, protein MRQIIVILFAAVLLSGCIPRYATHRPALDMDIQNEQGEPIPHATLWLQTHRMPPGYYPPPEKFTADDNGHVSVSRVSEWENMIFFLHGTMIYSWSWCVEAPGYLPREGNVESLRSPVKLLKARTPERCRLAEYAETRQ, encoded by the coding sequence ATGCGTCAGATTATTGTCATCCTCTTCGCTGCCGTGCTGTTAAGCGGCTGCATTCCTCGCTACGCCACCCACCGGCCTGCGCTCGATATGGATATTCAAAACGAGCAGGGCGAGCCCATTCCCCACGCCACGCTCTGGCTGCAAACGCACCGCATGCCGCCGGGTTATTACCCGCCGCCGGAAAAATTCACGGCGGATGACAACGGCCATGTTTCCGTCTCGCGCGTTTCGGAGTGGGAAAACATGATTTTCTTTCTCCACGGTACGATGATCTATTCCTGGAGCTGGTGCGTTGAGGCGCCGGGCTACCTGCCGCGTGAAGGGAATGTGGAGTCGTTAAGGTCGCCCGTTAAATTACTTAAAGCCAGAACGCCCGAGCGTTGCCGGCTGGCGGAGTACGCAGAGACCAGGCAATAA
- the nagE gene encoding N-acetylglucosamine-specific PTS transporter subunit IIBC, translating into MSILGYLQRVGRALMVPVATLPAAAILMGVGYWLDPTGWGGSNALAAFFIQSGSAIIDNMGVLFAVGVAYGMSKDKDGAAALAGFVGFLVLTTLCSPAAVAMIMKIPADQVPAAFGKIKNQFVGIMVGIIAAELYNRFSAVELPKALSFFSGRRLVPILTSFVMIVVAFIMMYIWPVVFGGLVDFGEQIQKLGSVGAGVYAFFNRLLIPVGLHHALNSVFWFDVAGINDIPNFLGGAQSIESGKAVVGITGRYQAGFFPIMMFGLPGAALAIYHCARPENKAKVLGIMMAGAFAAFFTGITEPLEFSFMFVAPVLYVIHAVLTGISVFIAATMHWIAGFGFSAGLVDMVLSSRNPLATHWYMLIPQGLVFFVIYYAVFRFTITKFNLMTPGRELAVAGSEADGVDVNVSDEKDLDAAGLARQYIAAVGGSDNLTGIDACITRLRLNVKDSARVDEAMAKRLGATGVIRLNKTSVQIIVGFVAEKIANAMKTTGHVDASAPKAQTAAPVAPAVKPQAVANAKTIAALVSPVTGEVVALDAVPDEAFASKAVGDGVAIKPTDKLVVAPAAGTIVKIFNTNHAFCLETENGAEIVVHMGIDTVALNGQGFKRLVEEGAQVTAGQPVLELDLDYLNANARSMISPVVCSNIDDFGGLVIQAQGAVVAGQSALYEIKGK; encoded by the coding sequence GTGAGTATTTTAGGTTATTTACAACGAGTAGGCAGGGCGCTGATGGTGCCTGTGGCTACGCTGCCTGCGGCAGCCATTCTGATGGGGGTCGGTTACTGGCTTGACCCGACCGGCTGGGGCGGCAGCAACGCGCTGGCGGCCTTCTTCATTCAGTCCGGCTCCGCGATTATCGACAACATGGGCGTGCTGTTTGCGGTCGGCGTCGCGTATGGTATGTCAAAAGATAAAGACGGCGCTGCGGCGCTGGCGGGGTTTGTCGGCTTCCTGGTGCTGACGACGCTCTGCTCGCCAGCGGCTGTCGCCATGATCATGAAGATCCCGGCCGATCAGGTGCCTGCCGCCTTCGGCAAAATTAAAAACCAGTTCGTGGGCATTATGGTGGGGATTATTGCCGCCGAACTGTACAACCGCTTTAGCGCCGTTGAGCTGCCGAAAGCGCTGTCCTTCTTCAGCGGCCGCCGTCTGGTTCCGATTCTGACGTCCTTCGTGATGATTGTTGTCGCGTTCATCATGATGTACATCTGGCCGGTGGTGTTTGGCGGTCTCGTCGATTTTGGCGAGCAGATCCAGAAGCTCGGTTCGGTCGGTGCGGGCGTTTACGCGTTCTTTAACCGTCTGCTGATCCCGGTGGGTCTGCATCACGCCCTGAACTCCGTGTTCTGGTTCGACGTGGCGGGCATTAACGATATCCCGAATTTCCTGGGCGGCGCGCAGTCTATCGAATCCGGTAAAGCCGTGGTCGGTATCACTGGTCGTTATCAGGCGGGCTTTTTCCCAATCATGATGTTCGGCCTGCCGGGCGCGGCGCTGGCGATTTACCACTGCGCGCGTCCGGAAAATAAAGCCAAAGTGCTGGGTATTATGATGGCGGGCGCTTTCGCCGCATTCTTTACCGGCATTACCGAGCCGCTGGAATTCTCCTTTATGTTCGTGGCGCCGGTGCTGTATGTCATTCACGCGGTACTGACGGGCATCTCCGTATTTATCGCGGCGACAATGCACTGGATTGCCGGCTTCGGCTTCAGCGCCGGGCTGGTGGATATGGTGCTGTCGTCCCGTAACCCGCTGGCGACGCACTGGTACATGCTGATCCCGCAGGGTCTGGTTTTCTTCGTCATCTATTACGCGGTGTTCCGCTTTACCATCACCAAATTCAACCTGATGACGCCGGGCCGTGAGCTGGCCGTCGCAGGCAGCGAAGCAGACGGTGTGGACGTCAACGTGAGCGACGAGAAAGACCTGGATGCGGCTGGCCTTGCGCGTCAGTACATCGCGGCGGTGGGGGGGTCCGATAACCTGACCGGTATCGATGCCTGCATCACGCGTCTGCGTCTGAACGTGAAAGATTCCGCGCGGGTGGATGAAGCGATGGCTAAGCGCCTTGGCGCGACGGGCGTGATTCGCCTTAACAAAACCAGCGTGCAAATCATTGTCGGCTTCGTGGCGGAAAAAATTGCGAACGCGATGAAAACCACCGGTCATGTCGATGCCTCCGCGCCAAAAGCGCAAACCGCCGCTCCCGTAGCACCGGCCGTGAAGCCGCAGGCGGTGGCGAATGCAAAAACCATCGCCGCGCTGGTCTCGCCGGTGACGGGGGAAGTGGTCGCGCTCGACGCGGTGCCGGATGAAGCGTTCGCCAGCAAAGCGGTCGGCGATGGCGTCGCCATCAAGCCCACCGATAAACTGGTGGTCGCGCCGGCGGCCGGGACTATCGTGAAAATCTTCAACACCAACCATGCGTTCTGCCTGGAAACTGAAAACGGCGCAGAAATTGTGGTGCACATGGGGATTGATACCGTTGCGCTGAACGGCCAGGGCTTTAAACGCCTGGTGGAAGAGGGCGCGCAGGTGACGGCAGGCCAGCCGGTGCTGGAGCTTGATCTGGATTATCTGAACGCTAATGCGCGTTCGATGATTAGCCCGGTCGTATGCAGCAACATCGACGACTTCGGCGGGCTGGTTATCCAGGCGCAGGGCGCGGTGGTGGCAGGCCAGAGCGCGCTGTATGAAATTAAAGGCAAATAA